The sequence GCGGTCGCAGATCCCTCCTTCGGCCTGCTCGTTGGCGAGCACCGTCTCGCAGGAAGGACACCAGTTCACGGGAGCCTTCTTGCGGACGGCGAGACCCCGTTCCCACATCCGGAGGAAGAACCACTGGTTCCAGCGGTAGTACTCCGGTTCGCACGTCGCGATCTCCTTGCTCCAGTCGTAGAGAACCCCCCACGACCGGAACTGCTCCTTCATCGCGGCGATGTTGGCGAGCGTCGACTGCCGCGGCGGAATGCCGACCTGGATCGCGTAGTTCTCCGCGGGCAGGCCGAAGGCGTCCCATCCCATGGGGCAGAAGACCGTCTGTCCGCGCTGTCGCCAGAAGCGGTGCAGCGCGTCCGTCAGGAAGTAGGTCCGCGCGTGCCCGACGTGGAGGCGGTCGCCCGACGGATAGGGAAGCATGACGAGCAGGTAGACGCCCGAGACCGACGGATCGGCGGTGTCGACGAAAGCGATTCGCTCGTCCTCCCAACGCCGGCGCCATTTGACCTCGATCTCTCGCGTGTCGGACATGAGCGAGCCAATCTACGCGAGGAGACGCGCCGATTCAAGGCGTCGCGGGCGCGGCGATGCGTCGCGCCGATCGCGTCCGCGCGTCAGGGCGGGCCGCCGTCGGCGTTCAGGAGCCGCACGATCGCCTCCGGGATCTCGACGAGAGGGCGGACTTCGTCGACCGCGCCGGACAGCGCCGCCTCGCGCGGCATCCCGAACACGACCGCCGATTCTTCGGATTCGGCGATCGCCTTCCCCCCGACGCGGCGAATCTCGAGGACGCCGTCGCGTCCGTCGCTTCCCATGCCGGTGAGGACGATCGCGATCGCCCGCGGACCCGCCGCCGCCGCCGCGCTGCGGAACAGCCGGTCCACGGAGGGCGAATACAGGTCGTTGCCGGCGCGCTCCGCCACCCGCGCGCGATACGCGGGGGCCCCGCCGACGACGTCGAGGTGCGCGCCCCCCGGCGCCACGTAGGCGCGCCCCGGCTGCAGGAGCTGGCCGTCGCGGGCCTCGAGGACCGGAAACCCCGCGACCCGCGAGAGCCGTTCGGCGAAGAGCCCGGTGAAGCCCGCGGGCATGTGCTGCGCGACGACGATCGGACAGCCGAGCACCGGCAGCGCGGGCAGGAGCGAGGAGAGCGCCGCCGGCCCTCCGGTCGACGCGCCGATGACGACGATCGCGCCGGGCCGGGCCGACCGGGGCGCCGCGCCGGGCGGCGGCACAACGGCCGGGACCGCGGACTCTCCGGGGTATCGCGCGGCCGCGGCGGCGCGGACCTTCTCGACGAGGGTCGACTCGAGCCGCTCGTACTCGAGCGACGCGTGCGCCTGCGGCTTCAGGACGAAATCCAGGGCGCCGAGGTCGAGCGCCCGGAAGACGTCGTCGCGCCCCTGCCGCGACGACACGACGATCGCCGGGATCCGCAGGTTCGCCGCGAGCCATCGCAGCACCGAGAACCCGTCGAGCCCCGGCATCTCGAGGTCGAGCGTGATCACGTCCGGCCGGTGCGCCACCGCGAGCCGGATCGCCTCCTCCCCGTTCACCGCGGTCGCCACGACCTTGAGCTCCGGGTCCTTCTGGACCATCCGGGAAATCGTCACGCGCGAAAACGCGCTGTCGTCGACGACGAGGACGCGGATCATTTCCGGTACGCCAGGTCGTGCGGCAGCTGGCGCAGCCGGAAGGCGGTCGAGAACGCGACGAGTGACTCGACGCGGCCGAGG is a genomic window of Thermoanaerobaculia bacterium containing:
- the cheB gene encoding chemotaxis-specific protein-glutamate methyltransferase CheB encodes the protein MIRVLVVDDSAFSRVTISRMVQKDPELKVVATAVNGEEAIRLAVAHRPDVITLDLEMPGLDGFSVLRWLAANLRIPAIVVSSRQGRDDVFRALDLGALDFVLKPQAHASLEYERLESTLVEKVRAAAAARYPGESAVPAVVPPPGAAPRSARPGAIVVIGASTGGPAALSSLLPALPVLGCPIVVAQHMPAGFTGLFAERLSRVAGFPVLEARDGQLLQPGRAYVAPGGAHLDVVGGAPAYRARVAERAGNDLYSPSVDRLFRSAAAAAGPRAIAIVLTGMGSDGRDGVLEIRRVGGKAIAESEESAVVFGMPREAALSGAVDEVRPLVEIPEAIVRLLNADGGPP